Proteins from a genomic interval of Verrucomicrobiota bacterium:
- a CDS encoding sugar ABC transporter permease, translating to MIAWLFILPDVLGLAVFVGFPMLFSLGLGFFSVSGFGTYRFIGLANYARMFKDPLFLKSLWVTITYVVILVPGLYVSGLALALLVKQKIPFVGLFRSMFFVPNVISLVVIGLVWQVLLIDKIGFINRLLETAGFPGHSWLGDPRFALGSVLLVTIWFLMGYYMILFLAGLQEIPQEYYDAARIDGAGAWATFTRITLPMLRPTSFFVLLVSVVSAVAGSQGFDLIYVMTKGGPANSTSLVIFYIYQQAFQFNNYGYAAAMASVLVLILLAITILLFIATRGGRFHYA from the coding sequence ATGATCGCCTGGCTCTTCATTCTGCCTGACGTGCTCGGACTCGCCGTGTTCGTCGGTTTCCCCATGCTCTTCTCCTTGGGGCTCGGTTTTTTCTCCGTCAGCGGCTTCGGCACGTACAGATTTATCGGGCTGGCTAATTACGCCCGGATGTTCAAGGACCCTTTGTTTCTGAAAAGCCTGTGGGTCACGATCACCTACGTCGTGATTCTCGTGCCGGGCTTGTATGTCTCCGGTTTAGCCCTGGCGCTGCTGGTGAAGCAAAAAATTCCCTTTGTCGGCCTGTTCCGCAGCATGTTCTTCGTCCCTAACGTGATCAGCCTGGTCGTCATCGGGCTGGTCTGGCAGGTGCTGTTGATCGACAAAATAGGCTTTATTAACCGCCTCCTGGAAACGGCCGGCTTTCCCGGTCACTCGTGGCTGGGCGATCCCCGCTTCGCGTTAGGATCGGTTCTCCTGGTCACGATCTGGTTCCTCATGGGGTATTACATGATTCTTTTCCTGGCCGGCCTGCAGGAAATACCACAAGAATACTACGACGCGGCTCGGATCGATGGGGCGGGCGCCTGGGCTACCTTTACCCGCATCACGCTGCCGATGCTGCGGCCGACCAGCTTTTTTGTCCTGCTCGTTTCGGTCGTCTCCGCCGTGGCCGGGTCCCAGGGGTTTGACCTGATTTACGTTATGACCAAGGGCGGCCCTGCCAACTCAACGTCATTGGTAATTTTCTACATCTACCAGCAGGCGTTTCAGTTCAATAATTATGGGTACGCCGCCGCGATGGCGTCTGTCCTGGTCCTGATTCTTCTCGCGATCACCATCCTCCTTTTCATCGCCACCAGGGGCGGCCGCTTCCATTATGCCTGA